A genome region from Carya illinoinensis cultivar Pawnee chromosome 2, C.illinoinensisPawnee_v1, whole genome shotgun sequence includes the following:
- the LOC122298770 gene encoding LOW QUALITY PROTEIN: mediator of RNA polymerase II transcription subunit 12-like (The sequence of the model RefSeq protein was modified relative to this genomic sequence to represent the inferred CDS: inserted 4 bases in 3 codons) gives MQRYQAASCTSAVSNSALGGPLARDTARADSSPLPANFALNSLRPSQQTPYKLKCDKEPLNSRIGPPDFHPQTTTCPEETLTGDYVQSGYRETIEGIEEAREISLTQVQAFSKPVTVKCKEAIRKCLRAINESRAQKRKPGQVYDVPLSGSQLTKPGIFPEQRASGEDFRKKWIEGLSQPHKQLRSLADDVPHGFRRKSLFEILIRNNVPLLRATWLIKVTYLNQVRPGSANISLGAPDKTQLSRTELWTKDVIDYMQYLLDDFFSRNNSHSTHSRDRSPQVPYAGSLQHRGDPASAALDGEEPSLHFKWWYMARLLQWHNAEGLLLPSLIIDWVLNQLQEKDLREILQFLLPIIYGVLETVVLSQTYVHSLAGVAIRFIREPSPGGSDLVDNSRKAYTTSALVEMLRYLIVAVPDTFVALDCFPLQPYVVSYAVSDGNFIAKVSGDAEKLKTGYTEXSLHKSHAIDAQYQSLAFNNVVSSIQNCADTLAKASSPGYLGHNLAKAVQSLDKSVVHGDVREASKLLFEDHWDGAIAKSWVAEVSQCLRSSLKWIGTMNLSLICSIFFLCEWATCDYRDFRTVAPTNIKFSGRKDFCQVYIAVRILKLKIKDLQSSSRGKSGSTLGVSGIGGGSSQQNSGRTSVGNVFEINDNFKSMGGSSVNSDIFDSPGSLHDIIVCWIDQHEVSNGEGCKRLQLLIVELIRAGIFLPQAYVRQLIVSGIMDMNGPQVDLDRRKRHYRILKQLPGLFICDALEEAGITEGPHLLEVMHIYSIERRLALRGLFFDQQKNSKTANISARKPIQGKDGASPASVGQRKAALSSSNVLPAKNVKHGFDIEELKVAISVLLQFPNSSSSSMDTGLDESQKSAKRAFGSLGNKMDLMEGTPGCEECPRAKRHKLHEERNSCFQVHSPIPSDDEDTWWARKGSKSLESFKVDAPLKSIKQVPRSRQKTLRKTQSLAQLTVAARIEGSEGASTSHLCDNRVSCPHHKSVMEDETPKPIGGIRTNACGDIVAIGKTLKKLRFGEKRTIIVWLMTVVRKLVEETEKTLVKVRQFARPFTPVDDRSSIGWKLGEDELSAILYFMDLTNDLVSAAKFLLWLFPKVLSSPKSTIHAGRNALMLPRNVDNKVCEVGEAFLLSSLRRYENILVATDLIPQTLSATMHRAAAVMASNGRVSGSAALLYARYLLKKYDNVGSVIEWEKDFKVACDKRLLSELEAGRSADGELGFTLGVPAGVEDLNEFFRQKMVGGGRLSRVGMNMRDIVQHHIEDTFHYFLGKDRKLLTAGPPKSPVIDKWDDGDQVAQLIVTGIMDCFRQTGGAAQEGDPSLVSSAVSAIVGNVGPTIAKMPDFSGINNAKFSSATGSLNFARHILRIHITSLRLLKEALGECQSCAFEIALATEASSVLAGVLSPGKASRTQFQLSPEAHDSKTNMSNEVLNSSTKLLGRATKIASAVSALVIGLVIHGVTSLERMVTVLRLKEGLDVIQFVKNTRSSANGNARSVGAPKVDNSVEVKVHWFRLLVGNCKTICDGLIVELLGEPCILALSRMQRMLPLSLVFVPAYSIFAFXMWWPFIVNTNLANREDINQLYQSLTVAIVDAIKHLPFRDVCLRDSCGFYDLVAADAIDAEFAAMLNLNGSDIHLKYMAFVPLRARLFLNTIIDCKMPQSLFVPEDGNWSFGHGESEVQYSDKETKLLDKLVHALDTLQPAKLHWQWVELRLLLNEQSLLEKLDSHNMSLVDALRSSSPSGKAAASENENYFITIILTRLLVRPDAAPLFSEVVHLFGQSLEDSILLQAKWFLGGPDVLFGRKTIRQRLISIAKNEGFSSKAKFWKPWGWCNSGSDSKRGGKKFEVTSFEEGEVVEEGTDSKKYGKGSTKKLDMEGCNVRQQQVTEKALIELLIPCIDRSSDESRNTFASDLIKQFNTIDQQINAVIRGASKQAGTMPSGIEGPVNKGNNRKVIRGGSPGLARRPTGTTNSAPPSPAALRASMSLRLQLLLRFLPIICADGERRNMRQMLAPIILRLLGNRVVYEDADLSFYQTQPXATKMEVESSAEASSAALAGFSGDSLFDWLLLVLHGLLSSCQPSWLRSKPDSKSSNEFTKESPGFDCEVAEALQNDLYRMQLPDTIRLRIQTAMPILLPSVCFSVSCQPPSVPFAGPALLQSRISLPGAHSCPPQRNMGLLARTATNISGKFKPSLLQLDHDMEIDPWTLLEDGAGCGPSLSNTAVIGSGDHGNLRASSWLKGAVRVRRTDLTYTGAMDDDS, from the exons GGCCTGTCACAACCACACAAACAACTACGTTCTTTGGCCGATGACGTTCCTCATGGATTTAGGAGGAAATCTCTGTTTGAAATTCTAATTAGGAATAATGTTCCATTACTGAGAGCAACTTGGCTTATCAAAGTCACTTATCTTAATCAG GTCAGGCCTGGTTCTGCAAATATCTCTTTGGGAGCTCCTGACAAAACTCAGCTATCCCGCACTGAGCTCTGGACAAAAGATGTTATTGATTATATGCAATATCTCCTTGATGATTTTTTCTCAAGAAATAATTCTCATTCTACTCATAGCAGAGATCGATCGCCACAAGTGCCTTACGCTGGGTCATTACAGCATAGGGGGGATCCAGCATCAGCAGCCCTTGATGGTGAGGAACCTTCCCTGCATTTTAAATGGTGGTACATGGCACGTCTATTGCAATGGCACAATGCGGAAGGGCTACTTCTTCCTTCTCTTATAATTGATTGGGTTCTGAATCAGCTACAg GAAAAAGATTTGCGTGAGATTTTGCAGTTTCTGTTGCCAATTATATATGGCGTTTTAGAAACTGTTGTTCTATCTCAAACGTATGTACATAGTCTTGCTGGAGTAGCTATCCGTTTCATTCGTGAGCCTTCTCCTGGTGGATCAGATCTAGTTGACAATTCTCGAAAGGCATATACAACCTCTGCGCTGGTGGAGATGCTTCGGTATCTTATAGTGGCTGTACCTGATACCTTTGTTGCATTGGACTGCTTTCCCTTACAGCCCTATGTGGTATCTTATGCTGTAAGTGATGGGAATTTTATAGCGAAGGTATCTGGGGATGCAGAAAAGTTGAAAACTGGTTACACAG GTTCCTTGCACAAAAGTCATGCTATTGATGCTCAATATCAATCCTTGGCCTTCAATAACGTTGTTTCTTCTATTCAGAATTGTGCAGATACTCTTGCAAAAGCTTCAAGTCCTGGCTATCTGGGTCATAATCTGGCTAAAGCTGTTCAGTCCTTAGATAAATCTGTTGTACACGGAGATGTCAGAGAGGCTTCTAAATTGTTATTCGAAGATCACTGGGATGGTGCTATTGCTAAAAGTTGGGTTGCAGAAGTAAGCCAATGCTTAAGGTCATCATTGAAGTGGATTGGGACTATGAATTTGTCCTTAATTTGttctatcttttttctttgtgaGTGGGCAACATGTGATTACAGGGATTTTCGGACTGTTGCACCTACTAACATTAAGTTCTCAGGCAGAAAAGATTTTTGTCAGGTATATATTGCAGTACGAATTTTAAAGCTAAAGATAAAAGATTTGCAAAGTTCATCTAGAGGCAAGAGTGGAAGCACCCTTGGTGTTAGTGGCATTGGAGGAGGTTCCTCTCAGCAGAACTCTGGCAGGACATCTGTTGGAAATGTATTTGAAATTAATGACAATTTTAAAAGTATGGGTGGAAGCAGTGTAAATTCAGATATATTTGACAGCCCTGGCTCTTTGCATGATATCATAGTCTGTTGGATTGATCAGCATGAAGTAAGCAATGGAGAAGGTTGCAAGCGCCTTCAGCTACTCATAGTGGAACTGATACGTGCTGGCATATTTTTACCCCAAGCATATGTGCGGCAGCTGATAGTAAGTGGAATAATGGATATGAATGGGCCACAGGTTGATCTCGACAGACGAAAGAGACATTACAGAATCTTGAAGCAATTGCCTGGGCTATTTATCTGTGATGCTTTGGAAGAAGCAGGGATTACTGAAGGGCCACATCTTTTGGAGGTCATGCATATTTACTCAATTGAACGTCGCCTTGCACTCCGTGGATTATTTTTTGATCAGCAGAAGAACTCTAAAACTGCAAATATATCAGCTCGGAAGCCGATCCAGGGAAAGGATGGTGCTTCCCCAGCTTCGGTTGGGCAGAGGAAAGCTGCTCTGTCATCATCCAATGTATTACCCGCTAAAAATGTTAAACATGGGTTTGACATTGAGGAGCTGAAGGTGGCCATCTCAGTCCTGTTGCAATTCCCGAACAGTTCATCTTCATCCATGGATACAGGACTTGATGAATCTCAAAAGAGTGCCAAGAGGGCTTTTGGGTCACTTGGTAACAAGATGGATCTGATGGAAGGTACACCCGGATGTGAAGAATGTCCAAGGGCAAAGAGACACAAATTACATGAGGAAAGGAACTCATGTTTTCAAGTTCATTCACCTATTCCTTCAGATGATGAAGATACATGGTGGGCAAGGAAGGGGTCTAAATCTTTGGAGTCTTTCAAAGTTGATGCTCCACTTAAGTCAATCAAGCAAGTCCCCAGAAGTCGGCAGAAGACTCTGCGCAAGACTCAAAGTCTTGCTCAATTAACAGTGGCTGCTAGGATTGAGGGTAGTGAGGGAGCATCAACAAGTCACTTATGTGATAATAGGGTAAGCTGCCCTCACCATAAATCTGTAATGGAAGATGAGACTCCTAAGCCAATTGGTGGAATTAGAACAAACGCTTGTGGAGACATTGTGGCTATTGGAAAAACTTTAAAGAAGCTGCGTTTTGGAGAGAAGAGGACCATTATAGTTTGGTTAATGACTGTTGTTAGGAAGCTTGTTGAAGAGACTGAAAAGACTCTGGTCAAGGTTCGTCAGTTTGCTAGGCCTTTCACCCCTGTTGATGATAGGAGCTCTATAGGGTGGAAGCTTGGCGAGGATGAACTATCTGCTATACTGTATTTTATGGATCTTACCAATGATTTAGTTTCAGCAGCCAAATTTCTCCTTTGGTTGTTTCCAAAGGTACTTAGTAGCCCCAAATCTACAATCCATGCTGGTAGGAATGCTTTGATGCTACCGAGGAATGTGGACAACAAAGTTTGTGAAGTAGGGGAGGCATTTCTTTTGTCGTCCCTCCGAAG GTATGAGAACATACTCGTTGCAACAGATCTTATTCCTCAAACCTTGTCAGCCACAATGCATCGTGCGGCAGCAGTTATGGCCTCAAATGGAAGAGTTTCAGGTTCAGCAGCCCTATTATATGCTCGATATCTGTTGAAAAAATATGACAATGTGGGTAGTGTCATAGAATGGGAGAAGGATTTCAAGGTGGCATGTGATAAGAGACTTCTTTCTGAACTTGAAGCTGGACGGTCAGCGGATGGAGAGTTGGGGTTTACACTTGGGGTTCCTGCAGGAGTTGAAGATCTTAATGAGTTTTTCCGTCAAAAGATGGTCGGTGGAGGTCGGTTATCAAGAGTTGGTATGAACATGAGAGATATAGTGCAACACCATATCGAGGATACCTTTCACTACTTCCTTGGTAAAGATAGAAAGCTTTTGACTGCTGGTCCACCAAAAAGTCCCGTCATTGACAAGTGGGATGACGGGGATCAGGTGGCTCAACTAATAGTTACGGGAATAATGGACTGTTTTAGGCAGACTGGTGGTGCTGCTCAAGAAGGGGATCCATCTTTGGTGTCTTCTGCTGTTTCTGCCATCGTTGGCAATGTTGGACCAACTATAGCGAAAATGCCTGATTTTTCAGGCATTAATAATGCAAAATTTTCATCTGCTACAGGGTCATTGAATTTTGCTAGGCACATTTTGCGCATCCATATAACAAGCCTACGCCTGCTTAAGGAAGCTCTTGGAGAGTGCCAAAGCTGTGCATTTGAGATAGCTCTTGCAACAGAAGCTTCTTCAGTTCTTGCGGGAGTTCTTTCACCTGGAAAGGCATCTCGCACACAGTTTCAACTGTCTCCGGAAGCTCATGATTCTAAAACAAACATGTCTAATGAAGTTTTGAACAGTTCTACAAAACTACTTGGAAGAGCAACAAAAATCGCATCTGCTGTTTCTGCACTTGTGATTGGGCTGGTTATTCATGGGGTTACTAGCCTGGAGAGAATGGTGACTGTCCTCCGCTTAAAGGAAGGATTGGATGTAATTCAATTTGTGAAGAATACAAGATCCAGTGCAAATGGTAATGCCCGTTCAGTTGGGGCTCCAAAGGTGGATAACTCGGTTGAAGTTAAAGTGCATTGGTTTAGGCTGCTTGTTGGAAACTGTAAAACTATTTGTGATGGATTGATTGTAGAACTCTTGGGTGAACCATGCATATTGGCTCTTTCACGGATGCAGCGAATGCTTCCTCTTAGCTTAGTCTTTGTACCTGCCTATTCAATATTTGCTT TCATGTGGTGGCCATTCATTGTGAACACAAACCTTGCAAACCGTGAAGACATCAACCAATTATATCAATCTTTAACAGTGGCCATAGTTGATGCTATAAAACACTTGCCTTTTCGAGATGTATGTTTGAGGGATAGTTGCGGTTTCTATGATCTTGTTGCTGCAGATGCTATTGATGCTGAATTTGCAGCCATGCTAAATTTAAATGGTTCAGATATCCATTTAAAATACATGGCCTTTGTTCCTCTCCGTGCTAGGCTCTTCCTAAATACCATCATTGACTGTAAAATGCCACAGTCACTATTTGTACCGGAGGATGGGAATTGGAGTTTCGGACATGGTGAATCAGAAGTTCAATATTCAGATAAAGAAACAAAGCTTCTGGACAAGCTCGTGCATGCCTTGGATACCCTGCAACCTGCAAAATTACATTGGCAGTGGGTGGAGCTCCGGCTTCTTTTGAATGAACAATCACTCCTTGAAAAACTTGACAGCCATAATATGTCCTTAGTGGATGCTTTACGGTCATCCTCGCCTTCTGGAAAAGCTGCTGCTTCTGAGAATGAGAACTATTTTATTACCATTATCCTCACAAGATTACTGGTCCGACCTGATGCAGCACCTCTTTTTTCAGAGGTGGTTCATCTTTTTGGACAGTCATTGGAAGATTCAATCTTGCTGCAAGCTAAATGGTTCCTAGGAGGACCAGATGTTCTTTTTGGTCGGAAAACAATCAGACAAAGGCTAATTAGTATTGCTAAGAATGAAGGTTTTTCATCAAAGGCCAAGTTTTGGAAGCCTTGGGGCTGGTGTAATTCTGGATCTGATTCCAAGAGGGGAGGCAAGAAGTTTGAAGTCACCTCTTTCGAAGAAGGAGAGGTTGTTGAAGAGGGAACAGACTCAAAAAAGTATGGAAAAGGGTCTACTAAAAAATTGGACATGGAAGGTTGCAATGTCCGCCAGCAGCAAGTTACTGAGAAGGCTCTCATTGAATTACTTATTCCTTGTATAGATCGAAGCTCTGATGAATCACGGAATACCTTTGCAAGTGATCTAATCAAGCAGTTTAATACTATtgaccaacaaataaatgcagtTATTCGTGGGGCAAGTAAGCAGGCAGGGACAATGCCTTCTGGAATTGAAGGACCAGTAAACAAAGGAAATAATCGCAAAGTTATAAGAGGTGGCAGTCCTGGATTAGCTAGACGTCCTACAGGCACAACGAACTCTGCTCCTCCCTCCCCTGCAGCTTTGCGAGCTTCTATGTCGTTGCGCTTACAGTTACTCCTCAGATTTCTTCCAATCATTTGTGCAGATGG GGAACGGCGGAATATGAGGCAAATGCTTGCCCCCATAATACTTCGTCTCCTTGGAAATCGAGTTGTGTATGAAGATGCTGACCTTTCATTTTATCAAACACAGCC TGCAACCAAGATGGAGGTGGAGTCCTCTGCAGAAGCTTCTTCAGCAGCCTTGGCAGGTTTTTCTGGCGATAGTCTCTTTGATTGGTTACTGTTGGTTTTGCATGGGTTGTTGAGTAGTTGCCAGCCTAGTTGGCTGAGGTCAAAGCCTGACTCCAAGTCAAGCAATGAATTTACCAAAGAATCTCCTGGATTTGATTGTGAGGTAGCAGAGGCTCTGCAG AATGACTTGTATCGGATGCAACTGCCTGACACAATTCGGTTGCGAATTCAGACTGCAATGCCTATTCTTCTTCCTTCTGTTTGTTTCTCTGTCTCTTGCCAGCCACCATCTGTTCCTTTTGCTGGCCCTGCTTTGCTTCAATCCCGCATCTCCTTACCTGGAGCTCATTCATGCCCTCCTCAGAGGAATATGGGTCTTTTGGCACGAACTGCAACCAACATTTCAGGGAAATTCAAGCCTTCGCTCTTGCAGCTGGATCATGATATGGAAATTGACCCATGGACTCTCTTGGAAGATGGCGCAGGCTGTGGGCCATCATTGAGTAACACTGCTGTGATAGGTAGTGGTGACCATGGTAATCTTCGAGCATCCAGCTGGCTCAAGGGGGCAGTGAGGGTGAGGCGGACAGACCTCACCTACACTGGTGCCATGGATGATGATAGCTGA